The Bdellovibrionales bacterium DNA segment AATTAAAGAGCGCTATAACGAGCTCGATAACTATACCGAAGATTTCCAGAATCAAATGCACGAAATGGAAAAGCAGGATCTCAAGGAGCTTAAAACGTTCGATCGTTCGGCCATGAACTCTCAAGCCCAACTGAGCTATGATCTGGCGCTGAAAGCCGCCGAGGAAAGCCTTCAGGATCATCAGTGGAGACATCACCGCTATCGCGTCAATCAGCAGGGCGGAATTCACACTTATCTTCCTGTTTTTATGATCAATACTCATAAGGTCGATAACGAAAAAGATTTGGTCGACTATATCGTTCGACTGAAAGAGTTCAAACGCGTGTTCTCGGAAACCATTGTGAGATTAAAAGCGTCGGAAGCTCACGGCGTGGTTCCTCCTCGCTTTGTATTTCCTTACGTGATCGAGGCTTCACAAAAAGTGATTCTTGGAAGCCCCTTTCAGAAGGGGAAAGAAGAATCCCCGCTATTGGCAGACTTTAAAGCAAAGGCGAAAAAACTGAAATTAGATGGCGATAGTGCTAAAAAAACTAAAGAGGGCGAACTGGTCAAGCAAGCCGAAGAGGCACTGGTTCAATACGTCAAGCCGGCCTACGAGGAGCTGATCGCATTTATGAAGGATCAGGAAAAACGGGCGACGACGGATGATGGGGCGTGGAAGCTTCCTCGAGGCGCGGAGTTTTATCAAACCAATCTTAAGCGTATTACGACCACGAATATGACGGCCGATCAGATACACGAAATGGGTCTTAAGAACGTCGAACGCTTACGCAACGATATGATCGCAGTCAAAAATAAATTGGGATTTAAAGGAGATCTTGCCGCGTTTTTTAAATCTGTACGCAAAGATCCTAAGCAGTACTACCCCAATTCTCCCAAAGGAAAGCAAGAGTATTTAAATCAAGCGAAGGCCTTCCAAGCTTCGATCAGTAGAAAGGTTCCCGAATTTTTTAGTCGTATTCCGCAAACTCCGATGGAAGTTCGCGCGGTGGAAAAGTTCCGTGAGGCCTCAGCAGGGAAAGCATTTTACGACGGCCCATCGGATGATGGATCTCGACCAGGCATTTATTATGTCAATTTGCAGGACACTAAAAATGCTCCTAAATTCGAAAACGAAGCGTTATTTTACCACGAAGGGATTCCTGGGCATCACTTTCAGATTGCTTTGAGCATCGAGCTTAAAGAACTTCCAAAGCTCCGCCGCTATACTCATTACACCAGCTTTATCGAAGGTTGGGGGTTGTATGCCGAGCGCCTGGGTAAAGACATGGGCGGATACAAAGATCTTTACTCCGAGCTGGGTCGTCTCTCTATGGAAATGATTCGCGCTTGCCGATTGGTGGTGGACACAGGGATCCATCATAAAAAATGGACCCGCCAGCAGGGGATTGATTTTTTCGCCGAAAATCTTCCGGTGTCTCAGGGGATGCAGGTGGAGCAGGTCGAACGATTTATCATTTGGCCCGGCCAGGCCACGGCGTACATGGTCGGAATGTTAAAAATCTACGAGTTGCGCGAGCGCGCGCAAGCAGAGCTTCAGCAAAAGTTCGATTTTCGGGATTTCCACAAGGTGGTCTTAGAAAACGGGGCAGTGCCCTTAGATATTCTTGAGCGACATGTGAATGAATATATCGCTCAGAAAAAAGCAGGGTAGAGTTTACACTCTATCCTTTGATCGTCATCTTGAGCGCAGCGAAAGATCTCTCGCTTCGCTCTGATGACCAGCGCCTTACTTAACTTCTTTATGAACAGTGTGACGCTTGAGGCTTGGATTGTATTTCTTCTTCTCAAGGCGCTCGGGATGCGTTTGTGAGTTTTTAGTTGTCACATAGCGAGAAGGAGGAACGCCTTCTTTACGTGCTTCAGTGCATTCTAATGTAATTACTCGGATTTTGCCCTTTTTAGCCATAATTTACCTCTCGCTCTAGATCTAAAAGTGAAGTAGACATTTATAGAGTTTACGCCCAGGATTATCAAGCTCAAACTTTAAAGGGTTTTGAGTCCGTTGAAACAGTTGAGCAGGCAAGTGAGGAAAATGAGCAAAGTACTTAATATTATTGAGGTTGCGGCAAAAGAGGCGGGTCAGCGCTTGTTAAAGTACTACAAGAAGCCCAATTTAAAAATTATCACAAAGCCCGATGACAGCCCAGTCACAGAGGCGGATCTCGATGTGAGCGACTTCCTCATTCAAAAGTTGGCGCCCCTTGGAATTCCCGTGGTCACCGAGGAGAATTATCCAGAAACTCCCCCCGAGGGCGATTTTTTTATCATCGATCCGCTGGATGGGACACGCTATTTTATTGAGCATAATGATTCTTTCGCGGTGATTATCGCGAAAATTTCCAACAAGCGACCGGTCGCAGGTGTTTTGTACTTCCCGGCGATGGATCTTATGTACTCCGCGGAAAAAGGGGTGGGAGCCTTCGAGAACGGGAGGCCCATCTTCAATCATCGTGACACCTATGAGCTCACCGCTTTTAGTACCGGATTCCACCGGCATCCCCACGGCACTCAACTGATGGAGGCCTTAAATATTGTTAAGGTCCACGATGTAGGATCCGTATTAAAGATGGGATACATGGCGCGCGGGGATGTGGATTTCTATCCTCGCTTTGGAAAAACGTATGAGTGGGATACGGCGGCCGGGCAAATCATCCTCGAAGAGGGCGGGTGTCAGGTTTGGAACATCAGCACCCTGCAGCCGCTGGAATATGCAAAGCCCCAATTCTTGAATCATAACTTTGTCTGCTTTAGAAATGGCATCGAAGATCAAGTTCGCGAAACTCTCAAAAAGCTCAATTGGAAAAAATCGTAATGGACACATCCGCAACCGTAGAGGCTCTTAAACAAAAGGTGCAAAAATTTTGCGAAGACCGCAACTGGGATCAGTTTCATGGCCCCAAAGATTTAGCGATTGGAGCGGTGACGGAAAGCTCGGAGCTTTTAGAAATCTTCCGCTTTGTCAAAGATCAAGACTGTCCCAAACTTTTGAATGATCCCAAAATTCGATCAGACATCTCCGACGAGTTAGCAGATGTCCTGTTTTTTGTCCTGCGTTTCGCCCAAATGAATAACTTCGATCTCGAACAGGCGCTCGCCCATAAACTCCAAAAGAACGAAGCCAAATATCCCGTAGAAAAGTCCTACGGGAAAAATACAAAATACACTCACCTTTAATACATATCTTTAAGGCGTCGAAGCTGAGTGAAAACCTCGAGATCGTTAGCGGATTCCATTCCTATGGCTTTTTTGAGATCGGGATCATCCCACCGTAAAAAGGGATTGAGATAGATCTCGTGACTGAGTGTCGTGGGTACGGTTGGTTTTCCTGCCTGACGGAGATGTCGGACCTCTTGGAGATGACCTTGAAGTAACTGATGGTTTGGCTCTAAAGAAAGAGCGAACTCGGTGTTTTTTTCGGTGTACTCATGAGCGCTAAAGATAGTGGTGTCTTGGGGGAGTTGTCGAATCTTCATGAGGCTCGACAGCATTTGCTCTGCGGTGCCTTCAAATAATCTGCCGCATCCCAAGGAGAACAAAGTATCCCCGGAAAACAGATATTTGTGCTCGGGCAGGTAATAACAAATGTGACCCAAAGTATGCCCGGGAATGGTGTCGGTATCAAACTTAAGGCCACAAACTTCCACCGAATGCGGGGGAGAAACTTTATCTGTGACCGCGGGCACTCGTTGGAGATCATACTCAAAGGCATAAACCCGAGATTGGTATTTTGCGACGAGGTCCTCCACGCCGTCGACGTGGTCCCAGTGGTGATGAGTGATGATGATGGCATCGAGATTCTGCTTTTGAGAGGTCAGAAATTCGACGACGGGCTCCGCAGTTCCAGGATCGACCACGATGTTTTTCCCGTTCGAATGGTTGTGAATCACGTAAATATAGTTATCTTCGATGGCAGGCAGTTGCGAAACACTGATCTTTTCCGCCATGGTTTGTGCACCGAGGGTATTTGAGCTGTGAATCGTCGTAATACTCATCGTCACAACATTACGCTTTATTCATGGGTAAAGGTACAATAAAATTATCCTATGGACGACGTTTTAAAAGATCAGCCAAAGCCCAATTCCAGTTATCAAAAATCACTCTTGCGAATGTCGCGCGGAGTATGGTGGGTCATCCTGCTCCAAACTTCGTTTTACACTTTCTATGGTTTACCTCTATTTATGACGGCGGAGTTGCCAACTCACGCGGTGGTGCCCTCCGTGCTGTTTACATTGCTCGGGGTATTTACTTTTTTCTACGGCACTCGTTTTTTTAGGAATTATACCCAATTTCGCGAGACCAAAATTATGGCTCTCGAAGGCAAACGACGGCGCGAAGCTGTGTTGACCGCTGTGGTTTTACAATTACTACTCGTTCAGTTCATTTGTATTTTGGGAATAGTCTTGTCGATCTTTCAGCAGCGGATATACTACGTTTATCCCTTCTTCGCGGCCTTCTCTGTTGCAATGTGGATGTCTTATCCTCGCAATGAATGGTTCAATCACTACTTTGGAGAGACTCATGCAAAGAACACTTAAGGCAGGATTTTTTGGTATGGACCAAATCGAGGTGGTCTGCGACGGCGGGAAAATTATAAGTTCGAAGGTGGTAGGAAGTTTAGAGCTTTTAAATAAGTTCAAAACTTGGCAAAAAAATCCCTTGAATCCCCCCTCAGGTAAAACTTCGGAGGATCTTATCCTTAAAGAACTTTCATTAAAAATCCAAGACCAGTGGCCGCTCATGAATGATGAGCCGGAATTGTGTCATTGTCGAAAAATTCCACAGGTGAACGTCGAGCGGGCCATTGTTTTAGGGGCCCATACGGTGGAGCAAGTTCGCGCACGCACGAGTGCCAACACCGGCTGCGGGACTTGTCTGCCTGATGTCGAGCGGGTTTTAAAAGCCTACTTGGGATAGAGGCGTAGACGAGATTCTTCGCTCCGCTCAGAATAACGGCGCGCTTTGAGTGATGGATCAGTTAGAGAAGTTGATGAAAGTGGTCGATGATTCTTTTTTTGAGATCGCTCGCCTTCATCGTGACTGAGGCTCCTGCGGAAAACACGTGACCTCCTCCCTCCAGGGATTCGGCTAAAGTATTTACGGGCAAGGTGCCCTTACTGCGCAGACTTACTTTAAATGAATTCGGCTGATCCTCACGAATCACAACAGCGACTTCGATGGTCTCCACGTTCATCATCATGTCGACGAGATCTCGACTATCATCCACCTGCAATCCCATTTTTTGAAGATCCTCGAGGTGAATATGCAAAAACACTAGTCGGTCGTTATGGAAAAACTCCATTTCCGATAAAACTTTAGA contains these protein-coding regions:
- a CDS encoding DUF885 domain-containing protein, which translates into the protein MKKLSFILLSFVFVSCSGVQKPDVGEGDESTRFNRYLDLTFEKYLKMSPQGLADFGIKERYNELDNYTEDFQNQMHEMEKQDLKELKTFDRSAMNSQAQLSYDLALKAAEESLQDHQWRHHRYRVNQQGGIHTYLPVFMINTHKVDNEKDLVDYIVRLKEFKRVFSETIVRLKASEAHGVVPPRFVFPYVIEASQKVILGSPFQKGKEESPLLADFKAKAKKLKLDGDSAKKTKEGELVKQAEEALVQYVKPAYEELIAFMKDQEKRATTDDGAWKLPRGAEFYQTNLKRITTTNMTADQIHEMGLKNVERLRNDMIAVKNKLGFKGDLAAFFKSVRKDPKQYYPNSPKGKQEYLNQAKAFQASISRKVPEFFSRIPQTPMEVRAVEKFREASAGKAFYDGPSDDGSRPGIYYVNLQDTKNAPKFENEALFYHEGIPGHHFQIALSIELKELPKLRRYTHYTSFIEGWGLYAERLGKDMGGYKDLYSELGRLSMEMIRACRLVVDTGIHHKKWTRQQGIDFFAENLPVSQGMQVEQVERFIIWPGQATAYMVGMLKIYELRERAQAELQQKFDFRDFHKVVLENGAVPLDILERHVNEYIAQKKAG
- the rpmG gene encoding 50S ribosomal protein L33 — translated: MAKKGKIRVITLECTEARKEGVPPSRYVTTKNSQTHPERLEKKKYNPSLKRHTVHKEVK
- a CDS encoding 3'(2'),5'-bisphosphate nucleotidase CysQ yields the protein MSKVLNIIEVAAKEAGQRLLKYYKKPNLKIITKPDDSPVTEADLDVSDFLIQKLAPLGIPVVTEENYPETPPEGDFFIIDPLDGTRYFIEHNDSFAVIIAKISNKRPVAGVLYFPAMDLMYSAEKGVGAFENGRPIFNHRDTYELTAFSTGFHRHPHGTQLMEALNIVKVHDVGSVLKMGYMARGDVDFYPRFGKTYEWDTAAGQIILEEGGCQVWNISTLQPLEYAKPQFLNHNFVCFRNGIEDQVRETLKKLNWKKS
- a CDS encoding nucleotide pyrophosphohydrolase translates to MDTSATVEALKQKVQKFCEDRNWDQFHGPKDLAIGAVTESSELLEIFRFVKDQDCPKLLNDPKIRSDISDELADVLFFVLRFAQMNNFDLEQALAHKLQKNEAKYPVEKSYGKNTKYTHL
- the gloB gene encoding hydroxyacylglutathione hydrolase — encoded protein: MTMSITTIHSSNTLGAQTMAEKISVSQLPAIEDNYIYVIHNHSNGKNIVVDPGTAEPVVEFLTSQKQNLDAIIITHHHWDHVDGVEDLVAKYQSRVYAFEYDLQRVPAVTDKVSPPHSVEVCGLKFDTDTIPGHTLGHICYYLPEHKYLFSGDTLFSLGCGRLFEGTAEQMLSSLMKIRQLPQDTTIFSAHEYTEKNTEFALSLEPNHQLLQGHLQEVRHLRQAGKPTVPTTLSHEIYLNPFLRWDDPDLKKAIGMESANDLEVFTQLRRLKDMY
- a CDS encoding (2Fe-2S)-binding protein, which translates into the protein MQRTLKAGFFGMDQIEVVCDGGKIISSKVVGSLELLNKFKTWQKNPLNPPSGKTSEDLILKELSLKIQDQWPLMNDEPELCHCRKIPQVNVERAIVLGAHTVEQVRARTSANTGCGTCLPDVERVLKAYLG